A stretch of the Haloarcula ordinaria genome encodes the following:
- a CDS encoding 50S ribosomal protein L23 → MSVDVIKYPYVTEKAMNDMDFQNKLQFVVADGATKADVADAVEEQYEVTVDGVNTQNTMKGLKKAVVRLSADDDAQEVASRIGVF, encoded by the coding sequence ATGAGCGTCGACGTCATCAAGTACCCGTACGTCACGGAGAAGGCCATGAACGACATGGACTTCCAGAACAAGCTCCAGTTCGTCGTCGCCGACGGGGCCACCAAGGCCGACGTCGCCGACGCCGTCGAGGAGCAGTACGAGGTCACGGTCGACGGTGTGAACACGCAGAACACGATGAAAGGCCTCAAAAAGGCCGTCGTCCGCCTCTCCGCGGACGACGACGCCCAAGAGGTCGCCTCCAGAATCGGGGTGTTCTAA
- a CDS encoding 50S ribosomal protein L2 has product MGRRIQGQRRGRGSSTFRAPSHRYKANLEHRKVEDGDVISGTVVDIEHDPARSAPVAAVEFEDGDRRLVLAPEGVGVGDELQVGVSAEIAPGNTLPLAEIPEGVPVCNVEGSPGDGGKFARASGVNATLLTHDRNVAVVKLPSGEMKRLDPQCRATIGVVAGGGRTDKPFVKAGNKHHKMKARGTKWPRVRGVAMNAVDHPFGGGGRQHPGKPKSVSRNTPPGRKVGDIASKRTGRGGNE; this is encoded by the coding sequence ATGGGACGACGAATCCAAGGACAACGACGCGGTCGCGGCTCCTCGACGTTCCGAGCGCCGTCGCACCGCTACAAGGCGAACCTGGAGCACCGCAAGGTCGAAGACGGAGACGTCATCTCCGGCACCGTGGTCGACATCGAACACGACCCGGCCCGGTCGGCTCCGGTCGCCGCCGTCGAGTTCGAAGACGGCGACCGTCGACTTGTGCTGGCGCCGGAAGGCGTCGGCGTGGGCGACGAACTGCAGGTCGGCGTCAGCGCCGAGATAGCCCCGGGGAACACGCTCCCACTCGCGGAGATCCCCGAGGGTGTCCCGGTCTGTAACGTCGAAGGCAGTCCCGGTGACGGCGGCAAGTTCGCCCGCGCGTCGGGCGTCAACGCCACGCTGCTCACCCACGACCGCAACGTCGCGGTCGTCAAGCTCCCCTCCGGGGAGATGAAGCGCCTCGACCCGCAGTGCCGCGCCACCATCGGCGTCGTCGCCGGTGGCGGTCGGACGGACAAGCCGTTCGTCAAGGCCGGCAACAAGCACCACAAGATGAAAGCCCGCGGGACGAAGTGGCCTCGCGTCCGTGGTGTCGCGATGAACGCCGTCGACCACCCGTTCGGTGGCGGCGGCCGACAGCACCCCGGCAAGCCAAAGTCCGTCTCGCGCAACACACCGCCGGGTCGCAAGGTCGGGGACATCGCCTCGAAGCGAACCGGCCGAGGTGGTAACGAATGA
- a CDS encoding 30S ribosomal protein S19: MSSEYQIGHEGEFSFRGHTLDELQAMELDEVAELLPARQRRSITRGLTEEKHKLLERARDAEEEATANDPIRTHLRDMPVVPVMVGLTFAVHNGQDFERVKVEPEMLGHYLGEFQLTRTSVEHGQAGIGATRSSKFVPLK; the protein is encoded by the coding sequence ATGAGTTCAGAGTATCAAATCGGCCACGAAGGAGAGTTCTCCTTCCGCGGCCACACGCTCGACGAGCTGCAGGCGATGGAGCTCGACGAAGTCGCGGAACTGCTCCCCGCACGCCAGCGGCGAAGTATCACACGCGGCCTGACCGAGGAGAAACACAAGCTCCTGGAGAGGGCACGCGACGCCGAAGAGGAGGCGACGGCCAACGACCCCATCCGGACGCACCTGCGCGACATGCCGGTGGTCCCGGTGATGGTCGGGCTGACCTTCGCCGTCCACAACGGCCAGGACTTCGAGCGCGTCAAGGTCGAGCCGGAGATGCTCGGCCACTACCTCGGTGAGTTCCAGCTCACCCGCACCTCGGTCGAACACGGTCAGGCCGGTATCGGGGCGACCCGCTCCTCGAAGTTCGTACCGCTCAAGTAA